CGACATCGCGTATCCGGCGATGCTCGTCTTCCTGCCGGCCGGTTTCGCGGGCTTCATGGTCGCCGGCATCTTCGCCGCGTACCGCTCGACGATCGAGACGCACCTCAACTGGGGCACGTCGTATCTCGTCCACGACTTCTACCAGCGCTTCATCCGCCCGGGCTCGAGCCAGCGCGAGCTCGTCTTCGCCGGCCGACTCGTTACCGCGCTGCTCATGGTGCTCGGCGTGCTCTTCACGCTCTGGCTCGACAACGCGAAGAACGCGTTCACGCTCTTGCTCTCGATCGGCGCCGGCACCGGCCTCATCTATCTGTTGCGCTGGTTCTGGTGGCGGATCAACGCGTGGAGCGAGGTGAGCGCGATGCTGGCGTCGTTCGTCGTCTCGCTCGCGTTCTTTGCCGCCCAGAAGATGGGGCACGCGATCGACGCGACGACGGTGCTCTTAACGACGATCGGCGTTACGACGCTCGTCTGGGTGACGGTCACGTTCTGCACGCCGCCCGTCGAGGCAAGCGTGCTGCGCTCGTTCTACGAGAAGGTGCGCCCGGCCGGTCCGGGCTGGGCGCGGGTTCGCCGCGAGTATGCGCTCCCGGCCTCGCCCGATTCGCTCCCGCTCGCGTTGCTCGGCTGGGTGCTCGGGCTGGCCTCGGTCTACGGCGCGCTCTTCGCGGCCGGCGCGTTCGTCTACGAGCGGCGCGTCGAGGGCGCGGTCTGGAGCGCGGTCGCAGCCGTCGCCGTGGCGGGGCTGCTCGCCATCGGTCGCCGGCTCTGGGCTCCGGCAGGCCCGGCCCCCGCCGAAGGCTAAACTCGTCCGGCTCCAATGAACTGGAAAACCTTCAAGGCGCCGTTGAAGGCGCTCGTCATCGTCGCGATTTGTGCGATCTCGATTTGGGCTATCGTGCCGATCCAGAAGACCATCCATCTCGGCCTCGACCTGCAGGGCGGAGCGCGGCTCTTGCTGCAGTTGTCGCCGACCGCCGAGGTGCCGCAGATCACGCCGCAGATTCAGGCGCAGACGCGCGAGGTGATCGATCGCCGCATCAACGGCCTCGGCGTCGCCGAGCCGTCGATCAGCAACGTCGGCTCCGATCGCATCCTCGTCGAGCTGCCCGCGGTGAAAGATCCCGATCAGGCGGAGAAGGTGCTCAAGCAGGTCGCGGTCTTGGAGTATAAGATCGTGCCGTTCGACGTGATGCAGAAGGCCGAGGGAGCGATCGCGACGCTCGCGCAGCCGAATCTCACGGCCAAGCAAAAGGCCGAGGCGGAGCTCTACCTTTCGACCACGGCATACGAGAAGAGCGGCGATATCGTCTATTCCGGCAAGGATCTCAAGGCCGCGCAGGCGAGCTACGACCAAGCCGGGCGCCCCGACATCAACTTTCAGACGAAGGATCCCGCGAAGTTCGGCAAGCTGACGACCGCGAATCTGCAGAAGCCGCTCGGGATATTCCTCGACCACCGCTATCTGTCGGCGCCGATCATCCAGAGCCCGATCTACGACAGCGGCCAGATCACCGGCTCGTTTACGGAAGAAGAGACGGTCACGCTCGCCAACGAGCTCAACGCCGGCGCCTTGCCCGCGAAGGTGACGATCATCGAGAAGGAGACGATCGGCCCGACGCTCGGCAAGATTGACTTGATTCAGTCGCTGCGCGCCGCGATGCTCGGGCTCGGGCTCGTGCTGATCTTCATGATCGTCGTCTACCGGCTGCCCGGCTTGCTCGCCGACCTCGCGCTCGCGATCTACGTGCTCGTGATGATGGCGATCCTCGCGCTCTCGCACGCGACCTTGACGCTGCCGGGCATCGCCGGCTTCGTGCTCTCGATCGGCATGGCCGTCGACGCGAACGTTTTGATCTTCGAGCGCAT
The window above is part of the Candidatus Binatia bacterium genome. Proteins encoded here:
- the secD gene encoding protein translocase subunit SecD; translation: MNWKTFKAPLKALVIVAICAISIWAIVPIQKTIHLGLDLQGGARLLLQLSPTAEVPQITPQIQAQTREVIDRRINGLGVAEPSISNVGSDRILVELPAVKDPDQAEKVLKQVAVLEYKIVPFDVMQKAEGAIATLAQPNLTAKQKAEAELYLSTTAYEKSGDIVYSGKDLKAAQASYDQAGRPDINFQTKDPAKFGKLTTANLQKPLGIFLDHRYLSAPIIQSPIYDSGQITGSFTEEETVTLANELNAGALPAKVTIIEKETIGPTLGKIDLIQSLRAAMLGLGLVLIFMIVVYRLPGLLADLALAIYVLVMMAILALSHATLTLPGIAGFVLSIGMAVDANVLIFERIKEELWNGKTMRAAVRVGFQRAFSAVFDSHFTTIVGAGVLYMLGTGTVKGFAFTLFWGTVVSLFTAVFITRFFVDLLVDNDVLTAPELWGVKRSDIGVFARGAAAEAGA